The genome window gagcaACAACAGCAGACCCAAACCCCTTCGTTAAGAGACAGTTTTCCTCAATAAGAGGTAACTGCGGCTGgcttccctgggttgagaaaggaCCAGGAGGGGGAACGACTTCCTTTCAAGGACATGAATCATATCCAACACAAACAAAGCCAACTGGCTCTGAATTTTCATGTTGCCATTATTCCTCCACTCCTTGACATGTTTGTTCCTGGGAACTTGAATAAGGCAAGGAAAACAGAGTGAAGGGAGAAGTACTGGAGGCAGTTCTGGATGCACAGACAGAAACTGGCTCATAGTTGGACTTGTAGGTGCTGCCGAGTAATGAACAGGAGATCAAGGTGGCAGGTTCTGGAGCAGGATTCCACCGTCCAGTCCTCCTGTGTCCATGCCCCACACAGAGAGCACCGAGGACAGGCTAGGGGACTAGACCCCACAACTGAAGGGGACAGGACACAACGGCAGGGAGTGAGAAGGCCTGACTGAGAAGGGCCTGGAAATGGCCCCAGTGTAATCAGAGGGGCCTAGGGAGGGAGCGGGTCTGATTAGGGAAGGCTGGAGAGGGCGTCTGTCCTGAATGATGCTGAGGTTGTGTGCCAGaaccaaacacacagacacaggctCAGCCTTCATGTCGGTGTCCGGCCATCAGTCCTGGAACTAACAGGCTGTCCTTTACCAAGAATGACACACAGTCTCAGTATTCCATCTCTTGAGCATTTATTAGATCTGCTGCCTTCTGAGGACAAAGAACTCTCTAGGTCAGTGTCCCTGCCCTTGGGGACTCACAGACCCATCTCCTGAGCAGAGGGAGAGGCAGCTCAGTACTTGTCAGGCAGGCCAGCAGGTCTGAAGTGGTTGGGGTCTTTGCCGCTCCGGCCCCATTCGTTGGCAAACTGGTCAGCCTTCGAGTCCTCCCGTACCTGGTCCCTGGTCATACCCTTAAGCAGAGGGTCTGTGATTCCCTGAATAGTCTCTCTGGCGTTACTGGaaaggagggcagagaggggatTAATCCAGGACTATGAGCCacagccccaccctccccatctcTCCTCTTTCCAAGGGATCAATGACTCTGAGAGGAGCCAAGGAAAGAGGGGCTACAACCCTGAGGCTTTCTGGGCTCAGCCCACCTCAGCCCTGTGCTGAGTGAACAGCACCCATAGAGGGAGGGTGGAGAGTCGCTTGTCCCACCAAGTTGCTCTGCTCTTCAGCCCCTCAGACCTCACACTGGGCACAGAGCAGGAATGTGGGTAAGAGGAGGAGGGCCCACAGCCTACAGGAAAGTTCTCCAGGGCTTGGCCCCTCCAGGTTGTCCTAGGCAGCCAAGCTCTGCTCACCCATCCCTGCATCCCCAGGGACCCTGGTACCTGATCACTTTAGCAGCCCAGGCGCCCCCCGGTCCCCTTTGGGCAGCGTCATAGTTTCCGCGGGCATGGAAGTATTTGTCTGCATCCTTGTACTTGGCTTCTTTCATGTCAGAGTAGGCTCTCCACATGTCTTTAGCCcctgggaggaaaagaaaatgatgagatGAATGTGATCGTGTTTtggtgaaagagaaataaatcattTCCTCCCACTGATTTTAGGTTTCAGCCTTTGACTAAACCCTTGGAGATTATTTTATTGGCTTGAAATGAATACTTCTTTACTTCTCACTTACTTCCCTGATCTGAAGTTGTGAGTATCACACTTGGTACAAGGTTTATTCTGTTTGATTTCATTCTAAGTCTGTTGGAACTTTGTTTTGGAGGTCTGTGATGTGTGTGAAGAAGAGGTTAATGCTCTTTCTTTAAGGGATATTTGCTTATACAATGAACCTCTACCTGGAAAGATGCAGGAGAGGCTCTGACCAGAGCTTGAGAAGAAGGACGATACTGAGAAAGGCTGTGGATATAGGATACTCCCAGCCTGGTCAAGGGGAGAAATCCAGCCCTGGGGACTAACTCGGGCCTGAGTCCATCTGAATACTCAGGGCATGTTTGCACATGGGCACCCGTCAGAATTAAATCAGCAGGTGATAAAGGTGAGCTCCCTAAGAGGGCTTTGAAGAAACAGGGTAATCAGATGCAGAAAAAGGGCAACTGGACCACCAGCTCTAAAGTTCAGTGTCCTCTCCAGTAAAATGGAGGAGTAATGCCTCCCTCAGGGTGGTTATGCAGAAGAACTGAGGAAATACAGGTTGAGTTTATAGCACATTGTCGGTGCTCACTATACTATCACCTCTCTGGTCCTCAGAAGAGtagggcaaaaaataaataaataaataaaggaactaAAGTAGGATGAAGATCAGGAAGGATGGGCAGAAAacccaacctagatagaataaaATGGCAAAGGTTTAAATGATTAGCTCATtagggaaaagaggaaaatataacaTGGATTATAATAATAGTTTATGTAATATCTCTATGAGATAACTTATCTTTATTTTAGGTATTAGCTCTTTTCACTGTTCAGAAAAATAGTTTGGTTGAGGGCTATGATATTCTTACTATAGCTATGCACCCTGAGTTACAGATTTAAATTGTTCCCTGCAGTCTAGAGTTGCTTAATAAGTGTGTCCAAATGCACGACATATGTGTCCCTTGGGTGCAAAACCAGGTAGTGTTCTCAATATTTACTGTGCACAAAATCAAGTGTGGTGCTCAGTAATGCACGGATTTGCAGAGAGCCCCAGGGACTGTGGTTCACGGAAGGGACCATGTGTGGATCCAGGCACCTGCATTCCACAAAGCACCCAGACCACGGGTAATTCTCATGCAAGTCATCCTAGAACAACACTGACCTAAGAGATGAAAAGATACTTTTATCTGGGTCTGTGTGAATTCAGATGGAATTAAGAACAAACTCTTAAAACAATTATTGAGCAATtatcacagaaaaataataacaccAAATAGGTTTGGGAAATAAATTATGGCCAGTTTGCTCTGGCTAGTGAGGTCTATATCTCTTGCTATAGGATTCTCGCCAGGTCTCAGCCTCAGCAGAACCATCATCAAGGAAACTCATGCTGCCATTTACTGTGCGGAGGGGAGCTCTATCAGGTTTCCTTCCAAAGGCAGCAACCCCCACTCTCTGCCATCTGCTCAGATAAAGAGCAGGACGCGTGTTCACAGACCCCTCACCCTCCACGTGTACTCTTGTCTGGGAGGCAGTAGAAGGGCCGAGGTTAACAGCAAGGTCTCAGGATGCTGGGTTCAATCCTGCTCTGCTGGAGGATGTTGGACCCTATCTTAATCTCTTGGGGCAGCAGGTTCTCTGATAAGGGGTAATGGTCCCTATGCTGCAGGACTCAAGGATTAAACCCTGAGAGGGAAAACGAGTCAATTCCTGCACATAAAGCTCTTAGTCCTGAGCAGCTACTAAAAAATCAAGGATTTTATTTATAAGTATTCAGTGGTTGCACCGACTTCATGgctacaggagacttggaaatgaGCCATCTCTAGTTGCCCAGGAGGCAGCAGCAGAGCCTTACTGGTATTTTGGGAACATGCACCCCGCCCCCCAGATGTCTTCCTCACTCCTGCTGAAAGTTGGGGCCCAAACTTTATGTGACCTCGGGCTTGGGGATCCCCAAAAAAGTGCAAAGCTGGCCAGAAAAGCCTCGGGAAGTGCTACCATGAAATCTAAGCTCCTTTTCCGCCCACCTGTGGCCTTTGCCCTATGGGGATGTGTCCTCTGCTCAGGCGAATCCTGGGGAAGCAGACACAGCCTCCCCTGGCCCATCCTTTGGTCCTTACCTTGACCAGCTTCCTTGAGGAATGTCCCCCATCCCCGGCTGCTGACGCCCAGGATCAGGAAGCAGAAAATGATGCCCGTGGAAAGGTTCATCCTGCAACAGAGAGATGAGTGGACTCAATCAAGAATGACAGGTCTTGGGGCTGAGTTGTAATGTGGATACACTATTACATTCCAAACATAAATCCCTCTGAATTTTATCTTGATAGATAGATGGACGATAGGTTGTAACACAGAGGATCCAGCTCTCATTCCCATTGAATCCTGGGAAATCTAGTGATTTCCTACATGAAGGATTGCAACGTGCTTTTAGCATAAACCACTTTCCAGTCCAGTCATCCTCTATCAGCCCTAAGACCCAGCTGCACTGCAAGTTTCCCAAAGGCAAGAGGAGTGTGTTCATGCTGCCTCTCTGTGATATGAGACGAGGTGAACGAGGCACAGGTGTCTGTGGCCTGCGTGCTCACCCCATCACTGCCTGTACAGAAGAGGCAGACAAGGAGAGCCCTACTCCCTGAAGTGCTCAATCTGGTGGATTCTAATGGTCAGAACAGTAGAttcaggaaggaagcagagagctGGGCTGCAGCACAAGAATGCTGCTGAAGAGAAAGTCTCCGAAGAGGAAACGTGTTGGAGAGTTCTAGCACCTCACCTGTGGCCGTGCCCTCCTGCTGAAGCTCCTGGTGAAGCTGAGCTGCCTGTGCTGCCTGCCTGGGAGACGGGGCTGGTGCTTTATATACTCTAACTCGGCCAGTGGACCAAATCAGAAATGGGGtggaagcaaaaaaaagaaagaaggaaagaaagtttgGGAAATCCCTCCTGACTAGAACACAGTATTCGAAACAGCAGTGTTATTCTTCACTCACATCGAGTTTTCCTAGATTGTACAATCTGGGAACTTTCAGAATGTAGCAGGTTGGGCTTTTTCCTGCCCGTTTCTAGTCTCACTCCAGGAGACAAACGTGTTTTTCATCCTCCATTGTAATGTACTGACTTTTGCTGTgaagtgtgtgtgcttagttgctcagttttgtccgactctttgggaccccatggactgtaacccaccaggctcctctctccatggaattctccaggcaagaatactggagtggcaggcaagaataccaggcaagagtactccattgccttctccagcggagctccctgacccagggattgaatctgagtctcttgcagggcaagtggattctttaacatctgagccacctgggaattccaaaGACTAACATTAGAAAAAGAGAGTTGAGTAAAGAATGTGAGCAACAGGGCAAATGAAATAGCAGAACGGGTCCCTTATAAGGGACAGCTCAGGATGAAGCTGGGACCTCAGGGTACAGcagcaggaaaggaaggagataAAACTCAGGAAAATCAAACCTCCAGTACACACAAGAGGGTAGATTCAGCCCTGGAAAAGGGAGTCTTCCAGCTTCAAGTGTATTCATGGTCAGATGCTGTTGATGGTTATAACAGTAGGTCATATTGAGAGGTCATTGCAACCCCAGGAAGGTTAAACTACAGTGAGGAAATTTGCTATGATATCGTGTAGAAATGACACCATAAAAATGAACAGTTAAAGTCCAGATGTCTGTTAAATTATCAGGATAGAAGGTTCAGGAAGGATACAGAGAAAGCTGATTTatgacaagaatgctggagtgtatGATGTCAGAGAATAGCTGTATCAATCAGAAAAGCAGGACTGAGCTTTATTCTGTGAGTTCAGGAGGATAATCTTGGGAGGAGATTTCATGCAGGTGCTCTCACAGGGATGGCGTCTCTGGAACTCCTTgccccatctctgcctcttcatcctAAAGGGAAATTTCAAAGGTCACTGTTTTCCCAGAGGAGGAGGGGTGAGGCATGTGTAATATGTCAGAGATGGTGAGGACCCAGAGGACATGGAACTGCTCTTCCTGATGGCGGGTCCCTGGGCTGGAAGCCTGAGGACGGCAGGAGGGCAAGTAAGGCCCAGCCCAGGAGCACCacctcaggattcttgcctggagtgttCACAGGACAGCAGGAATGTGAGCTGTGCATTGGAGACACAGGGAAGTGATCTCCAAGACAGATGCAAGCAAATCACAGAGACTTGCCCACTGAGACGAGGGGAGATGGTAAATTAGAGTCTGGAAGGATCTGGGACTTGTGCTCAAGTAGTAATCCTGAGAAGAAGAAGGGGGAAACATTTCCAATTTGTTACAAGACTCAGGGAAATATGAGCAGGACGTTAGAAGAGCGCTGGCCCAGGCGGAAGCACACCAGGTGAGGCTGACACTGTGGTCTGGGAACCACGGTCTTAGATgtgttgttggtgtttagtcaccaagttcatgtccgacactttagtgactccatgggctgtagcccctcaggctcctctgtgtgtgggattttccagggaagagtactggagtacgtggagatttccttctccaggggatcttcctgatccagggatcgaacccacgtctcccgaattgcaggcagattctttaccactgagtcacctgagacaCCCTGTCTTAGAGTAGAACCTCTCAGAAATAGGATGATGCCTCTTTTTGGGTCTGAGACATATTTATTTCCTGTAGGTGTAATGAGGTGAACATGTAGGGCGGATAACTCTCTAAAGGGTTGCTCTGTTTGCTTTTTATGCAAGGCAAAGCTAAGCAGTATTTAAATATTCTCAACAGAACTTACACTCCTTCGAAAGTTGGGGTTCCCTGAGGCTGGGGTAGTCTAGGTCCCTGAGCTGGCTTAGCTGACTTGGTCCCAGGAGTAGACatggtggggagaggagatgcTGTCAACCATCTGTAGTCATCAGCCCTGAACATACCCTCGGGCAACTCCACAGAGGGGGGCTGTGATGTCCACATTTCTTCTTCTACCTTCCTCGGGGCAGAAATCATGGGCCAGTGATCACATTCTTTTGTAACTCTTTGACTCTGGGGCCATTCCATACTGGAATTCCACTTCCCACTTTCTTGCATCATTCCAGTCATTTATTATTTGATAGAATCATTAGAGACAAAGTAAGTACGATTTTTAGATACCAAGTCAAGCATTGCAAGTGCTCTTCCTTGTTACTTATGGCACTCTGTCTTTGGAAGGAACACCCAGTTCCTTGCAGGGCCATGCTTAGAACAATAGAAGATGGTCGTGCTCAGCTCTTTTTACTTGTTTCTCCTGCAAAAGAAAACCATACTGTCATGGTGATTTCAGAGTCTTCAGGCCTTAAAGCGATTTCCCAGGAGTCTTCCATGAGAAGCTGTGTCCTGGTTTGCAGAGATGGTCTCTGTTGGTGCCTCTTGTTTCAGATTAATAGTTAATAGTGAGTGACAATCAGcaaactgttttatttttgaaagagacctggtttatataatatattagatGGTACCGCTTCCTTAATAGCCATGTGTGATAAGACTACTGAGAGGTTTAAGAGACCTTCATTTTCTGTTATATTTAAGAGGAAGAGAAGATCACCAAAGCTTtgcaacaaaaaaacaaaacccctcagGATACACCCTAACTATTAATAACACTTAGGGCCTAGGTCCCAAAGTTTTTGATATAGAGAAATCTCCTGTATTTGTTGCAGCTGCAGGAGAAGAGGGGATAGTCTCTCCTCACACTGACAGCGCTTCTTTCACCAGCAGTTAGGAGGATGTGTAGTTTCTCTAAAGCCAAACCCTGGAATTCTACTAcatggcagagaaagagagagacagagagagagcgagagcgagagcgagagagagagagagagggagagaggaagagagagatagACAGGCCTGTGAAGTTCAGTTTaccaaaaggaaaggaaacacagCTTTAGGACCAGAAAGGCTGGCTTCCCTCCTCTTCATCCTTCAGTTCACCAGggagattaaaagaaaatagcaCTTAAGAAATTATTAATGCCGTGTACATTGTTGATTATTTggttgcactttttttttctcaagggaaaaaaaagacacgTGAGGGTTGGAATCGACACATCAGAAAAGGAAACGTACTGCACAGCTGCTCTGAGCTTCCTGAGGATCTCTGTTATCTGGTAGAGGGCAGCAGCTCCCTGATTCTGAGGTGACCTGCCAGGAGGGGGTCGTCTCTGCTCTAGGGGGCTCCTCACTCTGCCCCTGGTCCAAGAGTGTAGGAAAACAGCCTCCACTGACTGCTGGTGTCGTAAGGAAAGACCGGCTTCCTAGAATCTCACACAAATCTGACGCCAGTCACTCCAAACCTGGAAACAACCATCTAAGAGACCAGATCCACCACGTTTCTACTCTCAGCAAACTGCTGGCAACTCACACGGAGGACAACACCCACAGTTCATGCGTGTACACCCAGTACTTCTGGCAGAAGCCACAACAGTCAACACCAACAACAGCTACAACACAGCACAACATGAAACTCTTTGCAATGACTCTAGTATCTCTCAGCATAAAAGGTCTTCAGCAGCATTATTCTGAGCTGGTTAAAACCAGTTCACAGAGGTAGACTCTCCACAGAGACCCAAGTGAGTGAGATTTATCTGAATTCCTCTTTCCTGGTTCAAAGTTAAACTTAATATGGAGCCTCAGATCTCTGTTTAATCAACTCACGGTGGCACATAATTTGCTAATTTAGATGAAggaacagcctttttttttttttggtgctaagAAACATATATGTCtttaggaagttcagttcagtccacttcagtcactcagtcttgtctgactctttgcgactccatgaatcgcagcacgccaggcctccctgtccatcaccaactcccggagttcactcagactcacgtctatcgagttggtgatgccatccagccatctcatcctctgtcgtccccttttcctcccgcccgcaatccctcccagcatcagagtcttttccaatgagtcaactcttcacataaggtagccaaagtactggagtttcagcttcagcatcattccttccaaagaacacccagggctgatctcctttagaatggactggttggatctccttgcagtccaagggattctcaggagtcttctccaacaccacagttcaaaagcatcaattctttggcactcagctttcttcacagtccaactctcacatccatacatgactactggaaaaaccatagccttgactagatggacctttgttggcaaagtaatgtctctgcttttgaatatgctatctaggttggtcataactttccttccaaggagtaagcgtcttttaatttcatggctgcagtcaccatctgcagtgattttggagccccaaaaaataaagtctgacactgtttccactgtttccccatctatttcccatgaagtgatgggaccagatgccatgattttgttttctgaatgttgagctttaagccaactttttcactctcctctttcactttcatcaagaggctttttagtcc of Bubalus bubalis isolate 160015118507 breed Murrah chromosome 5, NDDB_SH_1, whole genome shotgun sequence contains these proteins:
- the LOC112577794 gene encoding serum amyloid A protein encodes the protein MNLSTGIIFCFLILGVSSRGWGTFLKEAGQGAKDMWRAYSDMKEAKYKDADKYFHARGNYDAAQRGPGGAWAAKVISNARETIQGITDPLLKGMTRDQVREDSKADQFANEWGRSGKDPNHFRPAGLPDKY